The following proteins come from a genomic window of Nostoc sp. ATCC 53789:
- a CDS encoding heme-copper oxidase subunit III yields the protein MTIATTSEDHSAGHEEHPDLRVWGLLTFLASESLMFGGFFATFLFFRGITPVWPPEGSEVELLVPTINTIILVSSSFVIHFGDTAIKKNNVKGMQLWYAITAIMGAIFLAGQVYEYSTLGYGLTTNVFANCFYIMTGFHGLHVFVGLLLILRALWRSRLPGEYSATNHTFIEMTEIYWHFVDIIWIVLFTLVYVLTLF from the coding sequence ATGACTATAGCTACGACAAGCGAAGATCACAGTGCAGGACACGAAGAACATCCAGATTTAAGAGTTTGGGGGCTGTTGACGTTCCTCGCTTCTGAATCCCTGATGTTTGGGGGATTTTTTGCCACTTTCTTGTTTTTTAGAGGTATTACACCAGTTTGGCCTCCAGAAGGGAGTGAAGTAGAACTACTCGTACCGACGATTAACACCATTATTCTGGTGTCTAGTAGTTTTGTGATTCACTTTGGTGATACGGCGATTAAAAAGAATAACGTCAAGGGAATGCAACTATGGTACGCAATTACTGCAATCATGGGTGCAATTTTCTTGGCTGGTCAGGTTTATGAGTACTCAACATTGGGATACGGACTGACCACCAACGTCTTCGCCAACTGCTTTTATATCATGACAGGGTTCCACGGTTTGCACGTTTTTGTAGGACTGTTATTGATATTACGTGCATTGTGGCGATCGCGTCTCCCTGGTGAATATTCTGCAACCAATCATACTTTCATCGAAATGACAGAAATTTACTGGCACTTCGTAGACATTATTTGGATTGTATTATTTACCTTGGTGTACGTTCTCACTTTGTTTTAA
- a CDS encoding Coq4 family protein, producing MENVITYNNDKGLLAYIQFLASSSLKFGDGNTDRVFDFEDALDQTQMAQLAVDELKKIPEVNALFSERWLPAPFNLDDLGKLPEGTLGHVYAREMKARGFDPYFYKKVPVVDDISYLKMLWRSTHDIYHVVAGFDTNGIGEIGLQAFFLAQTPIPISVMLLSFGMVMISLYQPNNFKDLMTEISRGYRVGSHTPGKLIAQKWDQLWDVQVSEIRERLGVNSIL from the coding sequence ATGGAGAATGTAATTACTTACAACAACGATAAAGGACTCCTTGCTTACATTCAATTCCTGGCATCTAGTTCCCTAAAATTTGGAGATGGTAATACTGATAGAGTATTTGACTTCGAGGACGCACTCGACCAAACACAAATGGCACAGTTAGCTGTTGATGAATTAAAAAAAATCCCTGAAGTCAATGCCTTGTTTTCAGAACGCTGGCTACCGGCCCCTTTCAATTTAGATGATTTAGGTAAACTCCCAGAGGGAACTTTAGGTCATGTTTATGCTAGAGAAATGAAAGCTAGAGGATTCGATCCCTATTTTTACAAAAAAGTTCCTGTCGTTGATGATATTTCCTATCTCAAAATGCTTTGGAGATCCACCCATGACATATATCATGTAGTCGCTGGATTTGACACAAATGGAATTGGTGAAATTGGTCTACAAGCTTTTTTCTTAGCTCAGACTCCAATTCCCATCAGCGTCATGCTTTTGAGTTTTGGTATGGTGATGATTAGTCTTTATCAACCTAATAATTTTAAAGATTTAATGACAGAAATATCTCGTGGCTACAGGGTGGGTTCTCATACTCCAGGCAAGTTGATCGCGCAAAAATGGGATCAACTTTGGGATGTACAAGTCAGCGAAATTCGTGAGCGTCTGGGAGTGAATTCTATTCTGTAA
- a CDS encoding adenylate/guanylate cyclase domain-containing protein, with the protein MIQLLINRIWQSLLRLLLQRITLVLTLMLCAAIAIAISNMSALSSSLIEAQAVQNAALNIQSLTQAFDLYSAAAAERAKVIPGITVTHAYLNTKGAIPLPSTFAIELGEQISEKNAEMSVRLYSNYPYPWRTKGGARDEFERDALNFLKENPRQKFYRLEKKNGNTTLRYAQASIMKASCVTCHNTDATSPKKNWEVGDVAGAWEISQSLDNLVTKTNQSLQGTFAMLGGMSVLGLSGLTLVVGKLRENSRNLEHRIKERTTDLAEANTELEKRNQLIRQVFGRYLSDTVVANLLESPEGLKLGGERRKITILTSDLRGFTALSERFPPEEVIHILNLYLEYMADVINHYQGTIDEFMGDGILVLFGAPIAKEDDALRAVTCACAMQLAMGGVNEKMKALGWPPLEMGIGINTGEVIVGNIGSEKRTKYGIVGSQVNLTYRIESYTSGGQILISEQTFKEVGSSIKIIGQKQVQPKGVSQTITIYEVYGVGGRYNLYLPKEEELFLPVPQEIPLLYTILDEKQMGNPIFYGRLVKLSAKGAELQVDIPSKVPPKLTNLKINLFISKKSAQVSEDIYAKVLEKPTIKGKFYIHFTSVPPSLITQFDNLYQIISQKPN; encoded by the coding sequence ATGATTCAGTTATTAATTAATCGAATTTGGCAATCGCTTTTACGTTTACTGTTACAGAGAATTACTCTCGTACTCACGCTGATGTTATGTGCAGCGATCGCGATCGCAATTTCTAATATGTCTGCGCTTTCATCGAGCTTGATTGAAGCTCAAGCAGTGCAAAATGCTGCCTTGAATATTCAATCATTAACTCAAGCTTTTGACCTCTACAGCGCCGCCGCCGCAGAGCGAGCTAAAGTTATACCTGGAATTACCGTCACCCACGCTTACCTCAATACCAAAGGCGCAATCCCCCTACCCTCAACTTTTGCGATCGAACTTGGTGAGCAAATTAGTGAAAAAAATGCCGAAATGTCTGTACGACTATATAGTAACTATCCATATCCTTGGCGCACGAAAGGGGGAGCAAGAGACGAATTTGAGCGCGATGCACTCAACTTCTTGAAAGAAAACCCTCGTCAAAAATTCTATCGCCTTGAGAAGAAAAATGGAAACACCACCTTACGTTATGCACAAGCTAGCATCATGAAAGCAAGTTGTGTAACTTGTCATAACACAGATGCTACTAGTCCAAAGAAAAACTGGGAAGTAGGAGATGTTGCTGGAGCTTGGGAGATATCTCAATCTCTCGATAATTTAGTAACCAAGACCAATCAAAGTCTCCAAGGAACCTTCGCCATGTTAGGCGGTATGTCAGTCTTAGGACTTTCAGGATTGACACTCGTTGTTGGGAAACTCCGAGAAAACAGCAGAAATTTAGAGCATCGGATCAAAGAACGAACTACAGATTTAGCAGAAGCCAACACTGAATTAGAAAAAAGAAACCAATTAATTCGCCAAGTTTTCGGACGATATTTGAGTGATACGGTTGTTGCTAACTTGTTAGAAAGCCCGGAAGGATTAAAACTTGGTGGTGAACGCCGCAAAATTACTATCCTCACCTCTGACTTAAGAGGCTTCACCGCTCTCTCAGAACGCTTTCCCCCAGAAGAAGTTATTCACATTCTCAACCTCTATTTAGAATACATGGCAGATGTGATTAATCATTACCAAGGCACAATTGATGAGTTTATGGGAGATGGTATTCTGGTCTTATTTGGTGCCCCGATCGCTAAAGAAGATGATGCCCTCAGAGCAGTTACCTGTGCCTGTGCCATGCAGTTAGCAATGGGTGGCGTTAATGAAAAAATGAAAGCTCTCGGCTGGCCACCATTAGAAATGGGGATTGGTATAAATACAGGTGAAGTTATAGTCGGCAATATTGGTTCTGAGAAACGAACTAAATATGGAATTGTCGGCAGTCAAGTAAATCTCACTTATCGAATTGAGTCATATACTAGTGGCGGTCAAATTCTCATTTCCGAGCAGACTTTTAAAGAAGTCGGATCAAGTATCAAAATTATCGGACAAAAGCAAGTTCAGCCAAAAGGTGTGAGCCAGACAATTACCATTTACGAAGTATATGGTGTGGGTGGAAGATACAATCTTTATTTACCCAAAGAAGAAGAATTATTTTTACCTGTTCCTCAAGAGATTCCGCTTTTATACACTATTTTGGATGAAAAACAAATGGGTAATCCAATCTTTTACGGGCGTTTAGTCAAACTATCAGCAAAAGGAGCTGAATTACAAGTAGATATTCCCAGTAAAGTACCACCGAAGCTAACTAATCTTAAAATAAATCTTTTCATATCTAAAAAATCAGCACAAGTCAGTGAAGATATCTATGCCAAAGTTTTAGAAAAACCGACAATTAAAGGAAAATTTTATATTCATTTTACGTCTGTTCCTCCATCACTCATAACTCAGTTTGATAACCTTTATCAAATAATTTCTCAAAAACCTAATTAA
- the cysK gene encoding cysteine synthase A: MRIAQDITELIGRTPLVQLNKIPQAEGVVARIVVKLEGMNPAASVKDRIGLSMVLSAEAAGSIQPGKTILVEPTSGNTGIALAMVAAARGYRLILTMPETMSQERRAMLRAYGASLELTPGAEGMRGAIRKAEEIVANTPDAFMLQQFRNPANPKIHQETTAEEIWTDTDGEVDIVIAGVGTGGTITGIAEVIKSRKKTFKAIAVEPSNSPVLSGGEAGPHRIQGIGAGFIPDVLRLELVDEVIRVSDEQAIAYGRRLAKEEGLLSGISSGAALCAAIQVGKRPENAGRLIVMIQPSFGERYLSTPMFQDLSLETAGVR, from the coding sequence ATGCGAATTGCTCAAGATATAACAGAACTGATTGGACGAACTCCTTTAGTTCAACTGAACAAGATTCCTCAAGCTGAGGGAGTAGTAGCAAGGATAGTTGTCAAATTAGAAGGCATGAACCCAGCAGCCTCGGTGAAAGACCGCATTGGGTTAAGTATGGTACTTTCAGCAGAAGCGGCTGGCTCAATTCAGCCTGGAAAGACTATTTTAGTTGAGCCTACTTCAGGTAATACAGGAATTGCTCTAGCAATGGTAGCAGCAGCACGTGGCTACCGTTTAATTTTGACAATGCCAGAGACGATGAGCCAAGAACGGCGCGCTATGTTGAGAGCTTATGGCGCGTCTTTAGAGTTGACACCAGGCGCGGAAGGAATGCGGGGAGCTATTCGCAAAGCCGAAGAGATTGTGGCTAATACTCCTGATGCTTTTATGCTGCAACAGTTCCGCAACCCTGCCAATCCTAAAATTCACCAGGAAACTACCGCCGAAGAAATTTGGACAGATACAGACGGAGAAGTAGATATTGTCATTGCTGGGGTAGGTACTGGTGGGACGATTACCGGGATTGCAGAGGTAATTAAAAGTCGTAAGAAGACTTTTAAGGCGATCGCAGTTGAACCTAGCAACAGCCCCGTCCTCTCCGGTGGTGAAGCCGGGCCACACAGAATTCAAGGTATTGGGGCTGGATTTATCCCCGATGTTCTCCGCCTAGAATTGGTTGATGAAGTAATTAGAGTCAGCGATGAACAAGCGATCGCTTACGGGCGACGTTTGGCAAAAGAAGAAGGCTTATTATCTGGGATATCCTCTGGTGCAGCTTTGTGTGCTGCTATTCAAGTAGGTAAACGTCCAGAAAATGCCGGACGTTTAATTGTGATGATTCAGCCTTCCTTCGGCGAACGTTATCTCAGCACCCCCATGTTTCAAGACTTGTCATTAGAAACTGCTGGCGTGCGTTAA
- a CDS encoding cupin: MKGRDWLLTGDGQHQACKSVRSWDLLRENYRLYRFLTEVEDVLNGSDNETNCLPEIRMLVRRLIVNSYWVQSQHLEPSQKTGNSVLLLYDELGFPLTVQTVTFAPGTRSNIHNHGTWGIVAVLKGQEKNTFWRRTNSPEFQDKIEATGEVTLFPGDIISFTPDAIHSVEAVGDEPTVTFNIYGETDPNERFEFDLVSHKARNF; the protein is encoded by the coding sequence ATGAAAGGTAGGGATTGGCTGCTAACAGGGGACGGTCAGCATCAAGCCTGTAAATCTGTAAGATCCTGGGATTTATTGAGAGAAAATTACCGCCTTTATCGGTTTTTAACTGAGGTGGAAGATGTTCTCAATGGCAGTGACAATGAAACCAATTGTCTGCCAGAAATTCGGATGCTTGTAAGGCGCTTGATTGTAAATTCCTACTGGGTACAAAGTCAACATTTAGAGCCTTCACAAAAAACGGGAAACTCTGTTTTACTCCTATATGATGAATTGGGTTTTCCGTTGACTGTGCAAACAGTAACATTTGCACCGGGAACCCGTTCAAACATTCATAATCATGGAACGTGGGGAATCGTAGCGGTGCTAAAAGGCCAGGAGAAAAATACTTTTTGGCGACGCACCAATAGCCCAGAATTTCAGGACAAGATTGAAGCAACTGGAGAGGTAACTCTTTTCCCAGGAGACATTATTAGCTTTACTCCCGATGCAATTCACAGTGTAGAAGCAGTGGGTGATGAACCAACTGTGACTTTTAATATTTATGGCGAAACTGATCCGAATGAGAGGTTTGAGTTTGACTTAGTTAGCCATAAAGCTAGGAATTTTTAA
- a CDS encoding alpha-amylase family glycosyl hydrolase: MAKVEELTPQQLSETDLKPRGRVYPSPISWRDQFLYQLVLDRFSDDNENQRELFDHTNLAKFQVKDKANWMAAGTKFVGGNLKGIKSKLDYLQRLGVTTLWINPPWRQRSELEAYHSDRIQEFLDIDPHFGTRQDLRDLIDAAHDRRMYVILDVIYSQSADNWFNRNDVIAALARVYQYWIALSDCDGLRIDSLKHVSPEDSRKFCTAVREYAESIGKDNFLLTGEITSGSMAGAYIDIIARNLSAVLDIAQTPNELAAFAKGLVHPKQFFDLYSENNLAGEYRQIGTYHVSILDDYEMSSRTNKQRFAAYSNVPNLYEQVAHAVGVQLTMPGIPAIYYGTEQAFDGNEGYHDYSIEGGRFAEDRYIKEAMFGGAFGAFQTADCHFFDIDHPTYLRIAAIARIRNSHDKIGKALRRGHHYLRETSFCNSPFSIPGQGELVAWSQTLFDTEVLMVLNTNGLENRGAEVTVDTYIHPQDSTMTFLYKSDWSDSYLRHPPRDQTVAVQHHNDRRATVRIDLPPSGMVILA; the protein is encoded by the coding sequence ATGGCTAAAGTTGAAGAATTGACACCCCAGCAACTCTCCGAAACAGACCTAAAACCACGAGGGAGAGTTTATCCGAGTCCTATCAGTTGGCGCGACCAGTTTTTGTACCAATTGGTATTAGATAGATTCAGTGACGATAATGAAAACCAAAGGGAGCTTTTTGACCACACCAATCTTGCAAAATTCCAGGTTAAGGATAAAGCCAACTGGATGGCAGCAGGGACAAAATTTGTTGGTGGTAATCTTAAAGGAATTAAGAGTAAATTAGACTACTTGCAACGATTGGGAGTAACAACGCTGTGGATTAATCCACCTTGGCGGCAACGTTCTGAGTTAGAAGCTTACCATAGCGATCGCATTCAAGAATTTTTAGATATTGACCCGCACTTTGGCACCCGTCAAGATTTAAGAGATTTAATTGATGCTGCCCACGATCGCAGGATGTATGTCATCCTAGATGTAATTTACAGCCAGAGTGCTGATAACTGGTTTAACAGAAATGATGTAATTGCAGCTTTAGCTAGAGTTTATCAATATTGGATTGCTCTTTCTGACTGCGACGGCTTGCGGATAGATAGCCTCAAGCACGTTTCTCCAGAAGATTCCCGCAAATTCTGCACAGCTGTCCGTGAATACGCCGAATCTATCGGTAAAGACAACTTTTTACTGACTGGGGAAATAACCTCCGGTAGTATGGCTGGTGCTTACATAGACATTATTGCTCGCAACCTTAGTGCTGTATTAGACATTGCACAGACCCCTAATGAATTGGCTGCATTCGCCAAAGGGTTAGTACACCCCAAGCAATTTTTCGATTTGTATAGCGAAAACAATCTCGCTGGAGAATACCGCCAAATTGGGACATATCATGTCTCCATTTTGGATGACTATGAGATGTCATCCCGGACTAATAAGCAGCGATTTGCCGCATACAGTAATGTACCTAATCTCTATGAGCAAGTTGCTCATGCTGTTGGTGTGCAATTAACCATGCCAGGAATTCCTGCTATTTATTATGGAACAGAGCAGGCTTTTGATGGAAATGAAGGTTATCACGATTACAGCATAGAAGGCGGAAGGTTTGCGGAAGATAGATATATCAAAGAAGCAATGTTTGGCGGTGCTTTTGGCGCATTTCAAACAGCAGACTGTCATTTTTTCGATATCGACCATCCTACCTATTTGCGGATAGCTGCGATCGCGCGGATTCGCAACAGTCACGATAAAATTGGTAAAGCATTGCGCCGTGGACATCACTACCTACGCGAAACATCTTTTTGTAATTCCCCTTTCTCGATTCCAGGACAAGGCGAATTAGTTGCTTGGTCACAGACTTTATTTGACACAGAAGTGCTGATGGTACTAAATACCAACGGCTTAGAAAATCGCGGTGCAGAAGTCACAGTAGATACTTATATACATCCCCAAGACTCGACCATGACCTTTTTATACAAAAGCGATTGGAGCGATTCATATTTACGTCACCCACCCCGCGATCAAACTGTAGCCGTACAACATCATAACGACCGTCGCGCAACTGTGCGAATTGATTTGCCTCCTTCGGGAATGGTGATTTTAGCGTAA
- a CDS encoding ArsC/Spx/MgsR family protein, with amino-acid sequence MAKVIFYSKPGCKGGVKQKVLLTAAGHEVIPQNLLKEPWTAERLRSFFGDRPVVEWFNLSAPKVKSGEVVPEKVDEQTALALMLKEPLLIRRPLLEVGDRREVGFDVQKIDTWIGLQAVDESLQEISDKLLKQDLQNCSHGKDHSHQHQKQGNCKH; translated from the coding sequence ATGGCAAAGGTAATTTTCTATAGCAAACCAGGCTGTAAAGGTGGTGTTAAGCAAAAAGTTTTGCTAACAGCTGCTGGTCATGAGGTGATACCACAAAACCTGCTAAAAGAACCTTGGACAGCTGAACGGTTGCGTTCATTTTTTGGCGATCGCCCCGTAGTCGAATGGTTTAATCTTTCCGCTCCCAAGGTAAAATCTGGTGAGGTGGTTCCTGAAAAAGTGGATGAACAAACCGCGTTGGCGTTGATGCTGAAAGAACCACTGCTAATTCGCCGTCCTTTGTTAGAAGTAGGCGATCGCCGCGAAGTAGGATTTGATGTCCAAAAGATTGATACTTGGATTGGGTTACAAGCTGTGGATGAATCCTTGCAAGAAATCAGCGACAAGCTTTTGAAGCAAGATTTGCAAAACTGTTCCCACGGTAAAGATCATAGCCATCAACACCAAAAGCAAGGCAACTGTAAACATTAG
- a CDS encoding AAA family ATPase, translating into MDIDQALAFTDALVFAKSRVHLSDLQQAMLRESWSLERQSYDRIADIYGYSPTYLKHDVGPKLWKLLSEVLGEKVNKTSFRTAIERATAQSNQYIEEKTRVKFTDNLLVAEAQTYYQDWGDAIDVDFFYGRQAELAQLQQWILVDQCRLVAVSGMGGMGKTSLSIKLAQQLQSEVQAIAFSPDGQILSSASEDETVRLWSVDTGECLNIFEGHSNSAWSVAFSPEGDILASSSLDQTVRIWDRHTGVCLKVLPVMPHAMRSAIAFGKSTEHYAIASGSQNGTIQIWDAQTGKCLKILNPDRPYQRSNITGVTGITIAQKDVLKALGAFEI; encoded by the coding sequence ATGGATATTGATCAAGCACTCGCATTTACAGACGCTCTTGTTTTTGCCAAGTCAAGAGTTCATTTAAGCGATCTCCAACAAGCCATGTTGCGTGAGTCTTGGTCTTTGGAACGCCAAAGTTACGATCGCATTGCCGATATTTATGGCTATTCTCCAACTTACTTAAAACATGATGTTGGCCCCAAGCTATGGAAACTCCTCTCAGAAGTGTTAGGAGAAAAAGTTAATAAAACAAGTTTTAGAACAGCAATTGAGCGAGCGACGGCACAATCAAACCAATACATTGAAGAAAAAACGCGAGTAAAATTTACTGATAATCTGCTAGTTGCAGAAGCGCAAACTTACTATCAAGATTGGGGAGATGCAATCGATGTTGATTTTTTCTACGGAAGACAAGCAGAACTAGCTCAGTTACAGCAGTGGATTTTGGTTGACCAGTGTCGTCTTGTGGCTGTGTCAGGAATGGGTGGGATGGGAAAGACTTCTCTCTCTATCAAGCTGGCGCAACAATTACAGAGTGAAGTCCAGGCGATCGCTTTTAGTCCAGATGGGCAAATTCTCAGTAGCGCTAGTGAAGATGAAACAGTGCGCCTGTGGTCAGTTGATACAGGTGAATGTCTGAATATTTTTGAGGGACACAGTAATAGTGCTTGGTCAGTCGCCTTTAGTCCAGAAGGTGATATTTTGGCAAGTAGCAGCTTAGATCAAACAGTGAGAATTTGGGATAGGCATACAGGAGTTTGCCTGAAAGTGCTGCCTGTCATGCCTCATGCGATGCGATCGGCGATCGCATTTGGTAAATCTACAGAACATTATGCGATCGCTAGCGGCAGCCAAAACGGGACTATTCAGATTTGGGATGCCCAAACGGGTAAATGTTTGAAAATACTGAATCCTGACAGACCTTATCAAAGAAGTAATATTACAGGCGTAACAGGAATCACGATAGCTCAAAAAGATGTTCTAAAAGCGTTAGGTGCCTTCGAGATTTAA
- the ctaD gene encoding cytochrome c oxidase subunit I, which translates to MTQVEFPRNTPPEGNKPELVAGHTSHPKAWKWQDYFTFNVDHKVIGIQYLVTAFVFYLIGGLMAIALRVELATPESDVLDPNLYNAFMTNHGTIMIFLWIVPSAIGGFGNYLVPLMVGARDMAFPKLNAIAFWLNPPAGLLILGSFIFGGSQSGWTAYPPLSLVTAPIAQTMWILAIVLVGTSSILGSLNFVITILMMKVPSMKWDQVPLFCWAILATSILALLSTPVLAAGLVLLLFDLNFGTSFFKPDAGGNVVIYQHLFWFYSHPAVYLMILPIFGIMSEVIPVHSRKPIFGYKAIAYSSVAICVVGLFVWVHHMFTSGTPGWMRMFFTISTLIVAVPTGVKIFAWVATLWGGKIRFTGAMLFAIGLLSMFVMGGLSGVTMGTAPFDVHVHDTYYVVGHFHYVLFGGSVFGIYAGIYHWFPKMTGRMLNESLGRIHFALTFIGTNLTFLPMHELGLKGMPRRVAMYDPQFIDLNQLCTFGSIVLGISVIPFAINMIYSWLKGPLAGDNPWQALTLEWTTSSPPAIENWEVLPVVTHGPYDYGHGHSTEVQPSATPEASA; encoded by the coding sequence ATGACGCAGGTAGAATTTCCACGGAATACTCCACCAGAAGGAAATAAACCGGAATTGGTGGCTGGCCACACCTCTCATCCGAAGGCGTGGAAATGGCAAGATTATTTTACATTTAATGTTGACCACAAGGTTATTGGTATTCAATACCTGGTGACGGCGTTTGTCTTCTATCTCATTGGCGGACTGATGGCGATCGCTCTGCGTGTGGAATTAGCAACACCAGAATCAGACGTACTCGACCCCAATCTGTATAACGCTTTCATGACCAATCACGGGACGATTATGATCTTCCTGTGGATTGTCCCTAGCGCCATTGGGGGATTTGGTAACTATTTAGTGCCGTTGATGGTTGGTGCTAGGGATATGGCTTTCCCGAAGCTAAACGCGATCGCCTTTTGGTTAAACCCACCAGCCGGATTACTCATATTAGGTAGTTTCATTTTTGGCGGTTCGCAATCTGGTTGGACAGCTTATCCACCTTTGAGTTTGGTGACAGCGCCAATTGCTCAAACTATGTGGATACTTGCGATCGTTTTGGTGGGAACTTCTTCAATTTTGGGTTCGCTGAACTTCGTAATCACCATTTTGATGATGAAGGTTCCTAGCATGAAATGGGATCAAGTACCCCTTTTCTGCTGGGCAATCTTGGCAACCTCCATTCTAGCGTTGCTTTCCACACCTGTATTAGCAGCCGGTTTAGTTCTGCTGTTGTTTGACCTCAACTTTGGCACATCCTTCTTTAAACCAGATGCAGGCGGTAACGTTGTAATTTATCAACACTTATTCTGGTTTTATTCTCACCCGGCAGTATATTTAATGATTCTGCCCATCTTCGGCATCATGTCGGAGGTAATTCCAGTTCACTCCCGCAAGCCTATTTTTGGTTATAAAGCGATCGCTTATTCTAGTGTAGCCATTTGCGTTGTGGGTTTGTTCGTTTGGGTACACCACATGTTCACCAGTGGTACACCCGGTTGGATGCGGATGTTCTTTACCATCTCCACTCTTATAGTTGCAGTTCCCACTGGCGTGAAGATTTTTGCCTGGGTTGCTACCCTTTGGGGTGGTAAAATCCGCTTCACCGGTGCAATGCTTTTCGCCATTGGCTTGTTGTCTATGTTTGTCATGGGCGGCTTGAGTGGTGTGACGATGGGAACAGCGCCTTTTGATGTTCACGTCCACGATACATATTATGTTGTCGGACATTTCCATTACGTTCTGTTTGGCGGTTCCGTGTTTGGTATTTACGCAGGTATTTATCACTGGTTCCCCAAAATGACCGGACGAATGTTGAATGAAAGCTTGGGACGGATTCATTTCGCCCTCACCTTCATCGGCACAAATCTCACCTTTTTACCCATGCACGAGTTGGGTTTAAAAGGAATGCCTAGACGGGTGGCAATGTATGACCCCCAATTTATCGACCTCAATCAACTTTGTACCTTTGGTTCAATTGTTTTGGGGATATCGGTAATTCCTTTTGCTATCAACATGATCTACAGTTGGTTGAAAGGGCCTTTGGCTGGTGATAATCCTTGGCAAGCTTTGACTTTAGAATGGACGACTAGCTCACCACCTGCAATTGAAAACTGGGAAGTATTGCCGGTTGTGACTCATGGGCCTTATGACTACGGTCATGGTCATAGTACTGAAGTACAGCCATCTGCAACGCCGGAAGCTAGTGCTTAG
- a CDS encoding LLM class flavin-dependent oxidoreductase has translation MKTGIFCNYDNHHQDARRAISEQVALIKQAESLGFESAWVSEHHFSESNLSPSMLLLMAHLAGLTSTIQLGTAAVLLPFHNPIRVAEDIATLDNLCNGRLLFGVAKGGPFPQQNKHFATLPSEARPKMLEAIALIHKLLYETDVSFNGKYYQCDRLTIYPKPLQSQVPVYVATGGDDGIEFAAKHSFSLMGGPPFSLHRLKDTVAKYRALNSSGAENFVLARFFYVAKTFDEAVSEALPFIRQFSQKMKANTAQVLQNGANPNQKPFDRTNICFDEDYLIENSIIGDVETCRDKIKKFQDELNLATLALKPSSTDLQKNLESLTRYNQEVRNYVF, from the coding sequence ATGAAAACTGGAATTTTCTGCAATTACGATAATCATCACCAAGATGCTCGTCGTGCCATTTCTGAGCAAGTCGCGCTGATAAAACAGGCAGAAAGTTTAGGTTTTGAGTCAGCCTGGGTGAGTGAGCATCATTTTAGTGAATCCAATCTCAGCCCGTCTATGTTGCTGTTAATGGCACACTTGGCGGGATTGACTTCAACTATCCAATTGGGCACTGCGGCGGTGTTACTGCCATTCCATAACCCAATTCGGGTAGCGGAGGATATCGCCACTCTGGATAACCTGTGCAATGGACGATTATTATTTGGAGTTGCTAAAGGTGGCCCCTTTCCCCAACAAAATAAACATTTTGCGACACTCCCAAGTGAAGCCCGTCCCAAGATGCTAGAAGCGATCGCACTGATTCACAAGTTGTTATATGAAACTGATGTATCATTTAATGGCAAGTATTATCAGTGCGATCGCTTAACAATTTACCCAAAACCATTGCAGAGTCAAGTACCAGTGTATGTTGCCACTGGCGGCGATGATGGTATCGAGTTTGCTGCTAAACATTCCTTCAGCTTGATGGGTGGGCCGCCATTCTCCCTACACAGATTGAAGGATACTGTTGCTAAATATCGAGCCTTAAATTCTAGTGGTGCAGAAAACTTCGTGCTGGCACGCTTTTTTTATGTTGCCAAAACATTTGATGAAGCAGTGAGTGAGGCATTGCCTTTCATCCGCCAATTTAGCCAGAAAATGAAAGCTAATACGGCTCAAGTATTGCAGAATGGTGCAAACCCCAACCAAAAACCATTTGATCGGACAAACATTTGTTTCGACGAAGATTATTTGATTGAGAACTCAATTATCGGTGATGTGGAGACTTGTCGAGACAAAATCAAGAAATTTCAAGACGAATTAAATTTAGCTACCCTAGCCCTCAAACCCTCGTCTACGGATTTGCAAAAAAACCTGGAGAGTTTGACGCGCTACAACCAAGAGGTGCGAAATTATGTCTTCTAA